The following are encoded together in the Clostridium sp. BJN0013 genome:
- a CDS encoding 2'-5' RNA ligase family protein: MGRYVIVCAIGGGALKFHEKLTNDVCYKFNKKRTKLPAHFTIKAPFETDKIEDITNILNKFSKSNYKSPIKIEGYGTFREDVVYMDIKMSSQAKKVHDDFIDELEKVPWIKFKHNEGKNKVFHCTVVSKRIKDRFKEIWDYVNKYTCNFNEYFDNISLYQWKNNTWILIKRYNLNDS; encoded by the coding sequence ATGGGAAGATATGTCATAGTGTGTGCTATAGGTGGCGGTGCATTAAAATTTCATGAGAAATTAACTAATGATGTCTGTTATAAATTCAATAAAAAACGTACTAAATTACCGGCCCATTTTACAATAAAAGCCCCTTTTGAAACTGATAAAATTGAGGATATAACAAATATTTTAAATAAATTTTCTAAGAGTAATTATAAGTCACCAATAAAAATTGAAGGTTATGGAACATTTAGAGAAGATGTAGTTTATATGGATATAAAAATGTCATCACAAGCTAAAAAAGTCCACGATGATTTTATAGATGAATTAGAAAAGGTACCATGGATAAAGTTCAAACATAATGAAGGAAAAAATAAAGTTTTTCATTGTACCGTAGTATCTAAGAGAATAAAGGATAGATTTAAAGAAATATGGGATTATGTCAATAAATATACCTGTAATTTTAATGAGTATTTTGATAATATATCCCTTTATCAGTGGAAAAATAATACATGGATACTAATAAAAAGATATAATCTTAATGACAGCTAA
- a CDS encoding 3-hydroxyacyl-CoA dehydrogenase family protein, whose translation MNIKNVAVLGTGTMGNGIVQLCAESGLNVNMFGRTDASLERGFTNIKSSLKNLEEKGKIKANISKETLRRIKGVKTIEEAVEGVDFVIECIAEDLELKQKVFSKLDEICAPEVILASNTSGLSPTDIAINTKHPERVVIAHFWNPPQFIPLVEVVPGKHTDSKTVGITMDWIEHIGKKGVKMRKECLGFIGNRLQLALLREALYIVEQGFATAEEVDKAIEYGHGRRLLVTGPICSADLGGLDIFNNISSYLFKDLCNDTEPSKLLKSKVDSGNLGSKTGKGFYNWTPEFLQKKQNERIQLLMDFLEKDKNNKSIERNM comes from the coding sequence ATGAATATAAAAAATGTAGCTGTACTTGGTACCGGTACTATGGGAAATGGAATAGTTCAGCTTTGTGCGGAAAGTGGATTAAATGTGAATATGTTCGGGAGAACTGATGCTAGTTTGGAAAGAGGGTTTACAAATATAAAAAGTAGTCTCAAGAACCTTGAGGAAAAGGGAAAAATAAAAGCCAATATATCAAAAGAAACATTAAGAAGGATAAAGGGTGTTAAAACTATTGAAGAAGCGGTAGAAGGCGTCGATTTTGTAATAGAATGTATAGCTGAAGATTTAGAACTTAAACAAAAAGTATTCTCTAAGCTGGATGAAATATGTGCTCCTGAAGTTATCTTAGCTTCTAATACTTCAGGACTTAGCCCCACAGATATAGCAATAAATACAAAGCATCCTGAGAGAGTGGTTATTGCTCATTTTTGGAATCCACCACAGTTTATACCATTGGTAGAAGTGGTACCGGGAAAACACACTGATTCCAAAACCGTGGGTATAACTATGGATTGGATTGAGCATATAGGTAAAAAGGGGGTTAAAATGAGGAAAGAATGTCTTGGATTTATAGGTAATCGTCTCCAGCTTGCATTGCTTAGGGAGGCATTATATATAGTTGAACAGGGATTTGCAACGGCAGAAGAGGTAGATAAGGCTATAGAATATGGTCATGGAAGAAGATTACTAGTTACGGGCCCTATATGTAGTGCGGATTTAGGAGGACTTGATATATTTAATAATATATCTTCCTATCTATTTAAAGATCTTTGCAACGATACTGAACCTTCTAAGCTTTTAAAAAGTAAGGTGGACAGTGGTAATTTAGGCAGCAAGACTGGAAAAGGTTTTTATAATTGGACACCAGAATTTTTACAAAAAAAGCAAAATGAAAGAATCCAGCTGCTCATGGATTTTTTGGAAAAAGATAAAAATAATAAATCCATTGAAAGGAATATGTAA
- a CDS encoding glycine betaine ABC transporter substrate-binding protein, giving the protein MNTISNFFQFVIDRRLQIYNLFIEHIQLTMFAVLISVIIGIPLGMFIIRNRKLSAGVIGVANVIQSIPSLALLGFLIPVLGIGSKPAIAMVVLYSLLPIIKNTFTGLTNINGSVIEAAEGLGLTKSQILIKVRLPLAMPVIMSGIRISAVTAVGLMTIAAFVGAGGLGYLVFSGVQTVNNNMILAGAIPACFLAIFFDFIIGKIEDIVTPKGIKVSHKKSKKKTNKIITKILKNKKPVLTVVALLILGIVVFMTYSGLTRKTIVVGSKNFNEQIVLGNMVSSLIEYNTDYKVDRKLNLGGSSVVFSAMKSGNIDLYVEYTGTGLVNIMKRESISDADQVYDIVEDYFKKNYGMQWLKPLGFNNTYVLAMKKEMASKYNINTISDLTKISNNINLGCTMEFANRDDGYPGLQKLYGLNFKTVKGLDGGLRYSSLENDETQVTDAFSTDGLLKKFDLKLLKDDKNFFPPYYAVPLVREDVLEKYPEIKPLLLSLEGKITDDDMREMNYRADNGEDPKVIAEDFLKEKGLIK; this is encoded by the coding sequence GTGAATACTATAAGTAACTTTTTTCAATTTGTAATAGACAGAAGATTACAAATATACAATCTTTTTATAGAACATATACAGTTGACCATGTTTGCAGTTTTAATATCTGTAATAATAGGAATTCCCCTGGGAATGTTTATAATAAGAAACAGGAAACTTTCCGCCGGGGTAATTGGAGTTGCAAATGTTATACAATCTATACCTAGTCTGGCCTTACTGGGTTTTTTAATTCCGGTACTAGGAATAGGAAGTAAACCTGCAATTGCGATGGTAGTTTTATATTCCCTTCTTCCAATTATAAAAAATACTTTTACCGGACTTACTAACATAAATGGATCTGTAATTGAGGCTGCAGAGGGACTTGGACTTACCAAAAGTCAGATTTTAATAAAGGTTAGACTTCCTCTTGCAATGCCAGTTATAATGTCTGGTATAAGAATATCGGCAGTTACTGCAGTGGGACTTATGACCATTGCGGCCTTTGTAGGAGCTGGAGGACTAGGATATCTGGTATTTTCAGGAGTACAGACTGTTAATAATAACATGATTCTGGCAGGGGCAATTCCAGCTTGTTTTCTGGCTATATTCTTTGATTTTATTATAGGAAAGATTGAAGATATAGTAACGCCTAAAGGTATAAAAGTTTCACATAAAAAATCCAAGAAAAAAACTAATAAAATTATTACTAAAATATTAAAGAATAAAAAACCTGTTTTAACAGTAGTAGCTTTATTGATATTGGGTATTGTTGTATTTATGACATATAGTGGATTAACTAGAAAAACCATAGTGGTTGGTTCAAAAAACTTTAATGAACAGATAGTACTTGGAAATATGGTTTCTTCTTTAATAGAGTACAATACGGATTATAAAGTAGATAGAAAGTTAAATTTGGGTGGCAGCAGTGTGGTTTTTAGTGCCATGAAGTCCGGTAATATAGATTTATATGTGGAATATACAGGTACAGGACTTGTTAATATAATGAAACGAGAATCTATAAGCGATGCAGATCAGGTTTATGATATAGTAGAAGATTATTTTAAGAAAAACTATGGTATGCAGTGGCTTAAACCCTTAGGATTTAATAATACCTATGTACTGGCGATGAAAAAAGAGATGGCAAGTAAATATAATATAAATACCATATCGGATTTGACAAAAATAAGTAATAATATAAATTTAGGTTGTACTATGGAGTTTGCAAATAGAGATGATGGATATCCGGGACTTCAAAAATTATATGGATTAAATTTTAAAACTGTAAAAGGTCTAGATGGGGGGCTTAGATATTCTTCTCTTGAAAATGATGAAACTCAGGTAACAGATGCTTTTTCTACAGATGGGCTGCTTAAGAAATTTGATTTGAAACTTCTAAAAGATGATAAAAACTTTTTCCCTCCTTATTATGCAGTTCCTTTGGTAAGAGAAGATGTGTTAGAAAAGTATCCTGAAATTAAACCATTACTCTTAAGTTTAGAAGGAAAAATTACGGATGATGATATGAGAGAAATGAATTATAGAGCTGATAATGGTGAAGATCCTAAAGTAATAGCAGAAGATTTCCTGAAAGAGAAGGGATTAATCAAATAA